A genomic region of Arachis stenosperma cultivar V10309 chromosome 9, arast.V10309.gnm1.PFL2, whole genome shotgun sequence contains the following coding sequences:
- the LOC130950810 gene encoding probable glutathione S-transferase, which translates to MEDLKLHGFWYSPFTMRVVWSLKLKGLAYENIEEDRYNKSPQLLEYNPVHKKTPVLVHGGKPICESMIIVQYIDELWPQNPLVPHDPYDRAQARFWVAYSEQLVPALPALIRSTTPEEKEKAVEMIWGNFKVLEDHCLADKRKFFGGDKINMVDIAIGSLLTVFVTAEDIKQVKILVAEKFPLIHLWFDNFKNAPVIKENFPDREKMVATLKPILERMLASS; encoded by the exons ATGGAAGATTTGAAATTGCATGGATTTTGGTATAGCCCCTTTACGATGAGGGTGGTATGGAGCCTGAAGTTGAAGGGTCTAGCATATGAGAACATTGAAGAAGATCGCTATAATAAGAGTCCTCAACTTCTAGAATACAACCCTGTGCATAAGAAGACTCCAGTGCTTGTTCATGGTGGAAAACCCATTTGTGAGTCCATGATCATTGTTCAATACATTGATGAGTTATGGCCACAGAATCCATTGGTCCCTCATGATCCCTATGACAGAGCTCAAGCAAGGTTTTGGGTTGCATATTCTGAACAACTG GTTCCTGCACTGCCAGCACTCATCCGAAGCACTACGcctgaggagaaagagaaggctgTAGAAATGATCTGGGGAAATTTCAAAGTCCTTGAAGATCATTGCTTAGCGGATAAGAGGAAATTCTTTGGTGGGGACAAAATTAACATGGTGGACATAGCTATTGGATCACTCTTAACAGTTTTTGTGACTGCAGAAGATATTAAACAAGTGAAGATCCTAGTAGCTGAAAAGTTCCCTCTCATACATTTATGGTTCGATAATTTCAAGAATGCCCCCGTCATCAAAGAAAACTTTCCTGATAGGGAGAAAATGGTGGCTACTCTAAAGCCTATCTTGGAGAGGATGTTGGCATCTTCCTAA
- the LOC130948308 gene encoding uncharacterized protein LOC130948308 has protein sequence MKNKKIDAFFKRKANIQEGEHITSTISTPVDSSSTIMNHEESEIQPSKIQRVASDEFDLNSLERDPGKRLQIWQYHPNQRDEVRRAYLKWGPYQKHLDNYPLSGTKHPRRFQYAWFGIFPSWLEYSPSKDAAYCLFCYLVSKKPSGRNGSDIFISKGFRNWKKVNDEKNCAFLKHIGDSCSPHNNAVGACLDLLNQASHIQNVIEDHTSEEIQKNRLHLKSSIDATRWLTFQACAFRGHDETPESKNRENAPYNAKYTSHQIQKEILHILSNKVRKHICEEIGDSKFCIVVDEARDESKREQIALVLRFVDIHGFIQERFLDLVHVKDATSLTLKQELCGILSRHGLDVSNIRGQGYDGASNMRGEWNGLQALFLKDCPYAYYIHCFAHRLQLALVATSREVIPVHQFFSKLTFIVNIICSSSKRHDELHAAKTDEIVHLLEIDELETGKGANQIGTLKRAGDTRWSSHFSSVCHLINMYGATLTVLQKIIVDGSTYSQRGDADSAYNTLTSFEFVLILHLMKDMMGITDILCQALQKQSQDIVNAVQLVHSTKTLIQNMRDDRWEELLKNVKSFCEQHDILIPDLTASYVARQGRSRHQKDHITVEHYFRMEIFLVTIDKQLQELNSRFNDQAMDLLSLSSTLMPKDAYKNFDIAKISTLVDSYYPEDFTEQEKINLPFQLQHFILDVRQHPEIKNFSTIHELCRCLAETKKSKMYYLIDRLIRLILTFPVSTATTERSFSTMKIIKTRLRNKMEDDFLADSLVIYIEKEIAEKFSSDSIIEDFKSLKTRRVPL, from the exons atgaaaaataaaaaaattgatgcattttttaagAGGAAGGCTAATATTCAAGAAGGGGAACATATAACTTCTACAATATCAACACCTGTAGATAGTTCTTCTACTATAATGAATCACGAAGAAAGTGAGATAcaaccttcaaaaattcaaagaGTTGCATCTGATGAGTTTGACCTTAATTCTTTGGAACGAGACCCTGGAAAACGGCTTCAAATTTGGCAATATCACCCAAACCAGAGAGATGAGGTTAGACGAGCTTATCTTAAATGGGGTCCATATCAAAAGCATCTTGACAATTATCCTCTATCTGGTACGAAGCATCCAAGACGATTTCAATATGCTTGGTTTGGTATTTTTCCTTCATGGTTAGAGTATTCACCTTCTAAAGATGCTGCATattgtttattttgttatttggtTAGCAAAAAACCTAGTGGACGTAATGGGtcagatatttttattagtaaaGGGTTTAGAAATTGGAAAAAAGTTAATGATGAAAAGAATTGTGCTTTTCTTAAACATATCGGAGATTCTTGCTCACCACACAATAATGCAGTTGGAGCATGTCTAGATTTATTGAATCAGGCAAGTCACATCCAAAATGTAATTGAAGATCATACTTCTGAGGAAATTCAAAAGAATCGATTGCATCTAAAATCCTCCATTGATGCAACTCGTTGGCTTACATTTCAAGCTTGTGCTTTCAGAGGCCATGATGAGACTCCAGAATCAAAAAATCGAG AAAATGCTCCATATAATGCTAAATATACTTcacatcaaattcaaaaagaaaTCTTGCATATACTCTCAAACAAGGTGAGAAAGCATATTTGTGAAGAAATTGGAGATTCCAAGTTTTGCATTGTAGTAGATGAAGCTCGTGATGAATCCAAAAGAGAACAAATAGCACTTGTTTTGAGATTTGTTGATATACATGGTTTTATTCAAGAGCGTTTTCTTGATCTTGTACATGTCAAAGATGctacatcattaactctaaaaCAAGAATTGTGCGGTATTCTTTCTCGACATGGTCTTGATGTCTCTAATATTCGTGGTCAAGGATATGATGGCGCCAGCAACATGAGAGGAGAATGGAATGGGTTACAAGCATTATTCTTAAAAGATTGTCCTTATGCTTACTATATCCACTGTTTTGCTCACCGATTACAACTTGCATTAGTTGCTACATCAAGAGAAGTTATTCCTGtgcatcaatttttttcaaaattgacttTCATCGTCAACATCATTTGTTCTTCTAGTAAGCGACATGATGAGTTACATGCTGCCAAGACAGATGAAATTGTCCATTTATTAGAGATTGATGAACTTGAAACTGGTAAAGGGGCAAATCAAATTGGTACTTTGAAACGAGCAGGTGATACTCGATGGAGTTCTCATTTCTCTTCTGTTTGCCATTTGATAAATATGTATGGTGCAACGTTGACTGTTTTACAAAAGATTATTGTTGATGGATCAACTTATTCTCAGCGTGGTGATGCAGATAGTGCTTACAATACCCTGACCTCATTTGAGTTTGTATTGATCTTGCATTTGATGAAAGATATGATGGGAATAACTGATATTCTTTGTCAAGCTTTACAAAAGCAGTCTCAAGACATAGTTAATGCTGTGCAACTAGTTCATTCTACAAAAACACTTATCCAAAACATGAGAGATGACAGATGGGAGGAATTATTGAAAAATGTGAAATCATTTTGTGAGCAACATGATATTCTAATTCCTGATTTAACTGCTTCTTATGTTGCAAGGCAAGGACGCTCGCGTCACCAAAAAGATCATATTACAGTTGAGCATTATTTTAGAATGGAGATATTTTTAGTCACAATTGATAAGCAATTACAAGAGTTAAATAGCAGATTTAATGATCAAGCAATGGATCTACTAAGTCTGAGCTCTACTCTCATGCCTAAGGATGCTTACAAAAATTTTGACATTGCTAAGATTTCTACTCTTGTTGATAGCTACTATCCCGAAGACTTTACTGAACAAGAGAAGATTAATTTGCCTTTTCAGCTTCAGCATTTTATTCTTGATGTTCGTCAACATCCAGAAATAAAGAATTTCTCAACTATTCATGAACTGTGTAGATGTTTAGCAGAAACAAAAAAGTCAAAAATGTATTACTTGATTGATAGATTGATTCGTCTGATATTAACTTTTCCAGTTTCTACAGCTACTACAGAGCGATCATTTTcaacaatgaaaataataaagacAAGGTTAAGAAACAAGATGGAGGACGACTTTCTTGCGGATAGTTTGGTTATTTACATTGAGAAAGAAATTGCTGAAAAGTTTAGTTCTGACTCAATTATTGAAGATTTTAAGTCATTAAAAACTCGAAGAGTACCATtataa